CGATTGTGCCCCTGAAGGGTGGCAAGAGTCAAATTGTCATTTCAGAGATTCCATATGAAGTCAACAAGGCCGATTTAGTACGTAAAATGGACGAAATTCGCGCCAACAAAGATGTCGCTGGCATGACAGAAGTGCGTGATGAATCAGACCGTGAAGGACTGCAAATTGTCATTGAACTCAGTAAAGATGCCAATGCAGATGGGATCTTGCAATACTTGTTCAAGAAGACTGATTTGCAAGTTGCCTATCACTTCAATATGGTTGCGATTCACAATCAACGTCCTGAACAAGTCGGTCTCTTAACTGCTTTGCAAGCGTTCCTAGAGCATCAAGAAGAGGTGATCACGAAACGGGCCCGGTATGACTTGAAGAAGGCCCAAGATCGCCAGCACATTGTGAGTGGCTTGATTAAGGCCCTCTCGATCCTTGATGAAGTGATTGCAACCATTCGTGGTTCCCAGGATCGTAAGTCGGCCAAGGGGAATTTAATCGCGGCGTATGACTTCACCGAAGCCCAGGCCGAGGCGATTGTGACCCTCCAGTTGTATCGTTTGACGAACACGGACGTCACACAGCTTCAAGCTGAATTTGAAGACTTGAACGATCAGATTGCCCAACTCAAGATCATTTTGACTGACCCCAAGGCTTTGAAGAAGGTCTTGAAGTCAGAACTGTTGGCCATTAAAAAGGAGTATGCCACTCCACGGCTGACTGAAATTCAAGGCGAAGTCCAAGAAATCAAGATTGATAAGACGGTGACCGTGGCCAATGAAGATGTTGTGTTGTTGGTTTCGCGCGCAGGGTATCTGAAGCGGGCCTCATTACGCTCATTCAGTGCATCTGGCAATGACAATGGACTGCGGGATGATGATGAAATCGTGTATCTCGATAAGGTCAACACCTTACAGCACGTCTTTATCTTTACTAATAAGGGTAATGTGATCTACCGGCCGATCCATGAGATTCCTGATTTTAAGTGGAAAGACGCCGGTGAACACTTATCACAAACCATCGCTGGTCTATCGGGCGATGAAGTCGTGATGAAGGTCGTGGTGGTTGATGACATTGATGCATTGACTGGCGAGTGGTTGATTGCCACCAATGATGGTTATATCAAACGGACTAATTTTGCCGATCTCGCGCCACGAAGCACCTATAAGAAGAAACCAGCCACTTTCATCAAGTTAAAGGATGACAATAGTCTGGTGGTTGGCTTGCATTATGTTGATGAAGAGAAGCTGGCCTTTGATGAGGTCTTCTTAGCTTCATATAATGCCCAAGGATTACGGTACAACTTGGCTGAAGTACCAACGACAGGTCCCCGGACAGCCGGGGTCAAGTCAATGAACTTGGTAGCCGGTGACTACATTGTCGGTGCTGATTTGATTACCAAAGATGACGCAATTGCCCTAATTTCTAATCGCGGTGCCTTCAAGTGGATGGCGGCTGATGAAGTGCCTGTCACTTCCCGTGCGAAGAAGGGGGTAGCGATCATGCGTGAGTTGAAGAGCATCCCTCATCGTGTGGTGGGTGCTGTGGTGGTTCCAAAAACGGCGCCAACCGCTTTGACAGTGATCACTGATCGCAATCAAACGATTGACATTATGCCAAAGGAACACCCAATGGCCCAACGTTATAGCAATGGTAGTTTTGTCATTGATACCGATACAGTCGGGGTACCAACCCGCATGCAGCCGGTCGTGACACCATTGATTTTAGTCTAAACAATAAAAGCTTGTGATCAGCTCCATTTGGAGGTTTGATCACAAGCTTTTTAATTATTTTTTGAAATAGCGTTAGTTGCCCATATCTAAAATGGCGTCAAACACTTCTTGTGGTAGTTCAATGTCGCTCTTAGCTTGACCGGCCCGCCGTAGTTGTTCTTGTTTTTTAGAGACTTTAGTGCCTTTAGCCGCCATCTTGCGGAGGGGTGGAATATTTTCCCGCGCGACGACCCGCCCTTCAACGATGGCCTGGACGGGCATCTGTTGTAATTTGCGCGGTACTAAGTCACGGAGTTTTGTCACCGTATCCTGGGCAAATTTCTCGACTTTGAAGCGGTGGAGTACAAACGTCAACGCATCCACATTGGCGTAGTCAATGGCAATATCCATCCGTACCATGTCGGATGCTTCAAAATCAGCGATTTCGGTTGAAAGGGTCGCAAAGCCATGCGAAACAGATTTAAGTTCGTTGAAGAAATCATAAGCAATTTCAGAAACGGGCATCTTGTAGGTGACCATTAACATCGAACCCAATGTATCAAGATCTTCAAGGACACCACGACGGCCTTCGGCGAGGCGCATCACATCATTTAACATGTCATTTGGTAAGGTCATCTTAGCATGAACATAGGGTTCTTCAACCTTAGCAATTTGCGCAAAGTGGGGGAATTGCGTGGGGTTTTCAACCATGACCATTTCATCTTTTTGCTTCAAAGTAACCCGGAAAGTCGAGTTAGGCATCGTCGTCAAGATATCAAGCCCAAACTCGTCTTGCAAGCGTTCACGAATGATTTGGAGATGAAAGATGCCCAAGAAGCCACCACGAAAGCCCATCCCTAGGGCTTCGGATTGTTCTGGTTCATATTGAAAAGCCGCATCGTTTAATGCTAATTTTTCAATGGCAATCTTGAGATCTTTATAGTCAGTGCCACGGGGGTAAAGGCCTGCATAAACCATTGGTTGAACCATTTGGTAACCAGGAAAAGCCGCAGGTGTTGGTTGCGCCACACTGGTAATTGTTTCACCAACTCGAATCGCGTGTGCGTCCTTAATACCGGTAACGATATAGCCAACATCCCCAGCTTGGAGCTTAGCCAGGGGCGTGGTAAAGGGAGCAAACACACCGACTTCTTTATTTTGTGATGTCAAATCAGCGGCCATGAATAACATTTGGTCCGTGGTGTTTAACGTCCCTTCAAAAAGACGGACCAAGGCAATGACGCCTTTATAAGGATCAAATTTCGAGTCGAAAACTAATGCCTTTAAGGGCGCCGTCTCATCACCAGTCGGCGCGGGAATCCGATCACGAATGGCCGTCAAGACTGCGTCCACCCCTAAGCCACTCTTGGCCGAAATCTTGAGAATTTCTTCCTCGGTAAAGCTATCATCGAGGCCCAAAATTTCTTCAACCGTCTTATCGACATCGGCCATAAGATTATCAATCTTGTTGACGATGGGGATAATCGTTAAGTTAGCTTCTTTAGCTAGTCGGTAATTGGCCACTGTTTGGGCTTGAACACCCTTAGTAGCGTCTACCAGTAGTAAGACCCCATCCGTTGCTGATAATGACCGAGAGACTTCGTAATTAAAATCGACGTGTCCGGGGGTATCAATCAAGTTATATTGGTACTCATCCCCACGGTCATCTACATAATAATTCCGTACGGTCCGGGACTTCACCGTGACACCATGGGCTTTTTCAACGGCTAAATCATCTAGCAATTGGGCAGCAGTGTCGCGTTCACTGACGGTATTTGTCATCTCCATGATGCGGTCAGCTAACGTCGACTTACCATGATCAATATGGGCAATAATTGCAAAATTTCGAATATATTTTTGTCGGTCAGACATGTTTGTGACCACCTTTAATTGAATATTTCATACAGTGCAAACTGTATGGACTAGCTATAAGTTTACCATGAAATCAGCCACCAAGGGCAGTTAGTCCATGAAAGCTGCGCTGCAAGTTTGGTCACTAGATCAGTTAGTCTTAGATTAGTTAACCGGGCAAGCGGCCTCATGAGACGACCCGTTCGCAAATTTTGCTGGCGATGGACAAGACGAATTGCGCCAACTAAGTTATAATTAACATAACGAAGACAATTTTATATCGATTAGCGGTTGCAAGTTAATCGATTCAACCAAATAGATGAGGGCATTATGCAAAAATTTAAATTAATGGCAACGATGAGCGCTGGCTTAGAATCCTTAGTGGCTAAAGAACTTAAGGATCTGGGATACCAGGTGCAAACGGAAAATGGCCGCGTTAAATTCGAAGGGACCATGGAAGATATTTACCGGGTCAATTTATGGTTGCGGGTCGCTGATCGGATTAAGATTATTGTGACAGAATTTGAAGCCAAAACTTTCGAGGAATTGTTCCAAGGGGTGAAACAGTATCCATGGGAAGACCTCTTACCATATGATGCTGAATTCCCGGTGAATGGGCGTTCAAAGAATTCTATCTTGCACTCAGTGCCAACGGTCCAAAGTATCACCAAAAAGGCGATTGTTGAACACATGACGGAAGCCTACCATGCCCGGGGGTATTTACCTGAATCAGGGAATCGTTTCGTCCTGGAGACGGCCATTGACAAAGATCACGTCATGGTGACACTTGATACCACAGGTGACTCTTTGTTCAAGCGTGGTTACCGTACTGAAAAGGGTGGTGCCCCATTGAAGGAGACCATGGCCGCAGCATTGGTCTTGTTAGCCCACTGGTTTACTGATAATCCCTTCGTGGATCCCGTTGTTGGTTCTGGTACGATTCCTATCGAGGCAGCCCTGATTGGTCGGAATATTGCGCCTGGTTTAAACCGTGAATTTGATATTTCAGCCTGGGACTGGTTTGATCCAGCCATTGGTGAACGACTAAAGGCCGAAGCACGCGCCGCCATTAAGCTTGACGAACCACTTGATATCACTGGTTACGACATCGATGGCTCAATGATTGAAATCGCCAAAGCCAATGCCGAAGCTGCCGGAGTTGGGGATGACATTGTCTTCGAACAACTCGCCGCCAAGGACTGGTCAACAAACAAGATTAATGGCGTGTTGGTGGCTAACCCGCCTTATGGTGAACGTTTGGGTGATGAAGACTCTGTCCGTTTACTGTATAGCGAAATGGGGGCCATTTACCGCCAAATGCCAACTTGGTCAAAGTACATTTTGACCAGTGATGAAGGCTTTGAAGAGGCCTACGGTGAACGCGCAACGAAGAAGCGTAAGTTGTACAATGGGGCTTTGAAAGTTGATTTGTACCAATACTGGGGTAAGAAGATTCGTAATTAACGATGACAACGAGAGGTATCGCTGTGCAAACAGGGGTACCTTTCGTATTTGGCTACACATAGCGTAGAAAGGAACTGGAAGATGTCTTTACTAGATGGAATGAATCCAAAACAGGCTGAAGCCGTTAAAACGACGGAAGGCCCATTACTGATTATGGCGGGGGCCGGTTCCGGGAAAACTCGTGTGTTAACCCATCGTGTGGCGCATATCATTCAAGACTTGAATGTAGCACCTTGGCGTATTTTGGCGATCACATTTACCAATAAGGCAGCCCGTGAAATGAAAGAACGTATCGCTGGTTTGATTGGTGAGGAGGAAGCCGACAAAGTCTGGGTTTCCACTTTTCACGCCTTGGCCGTGCGCATCTTGCGGCGTGACATTGATAAGCTAGGTTACAAACGCGATTTTTCAATCATTGATGCCAGTTCACAACGGACTCTCGTCAAGCGTATTTTGAAAGATCAAAATGTGGATATCGAGAAGTATGATCCCCGCACTGTCCTGGGAACCATTTCCAACGCCAAAAACGCGATGGAAACACCGGCAATTTATGCAAAAAAAGCGAGTGGTCCGTTTGAAGAAGTCGTTGCCAAAGCCTATCAGGAATACCAACATGAACTAAGCTTGGCCCAAAGTGTCGATTTTGATGATTTGATCATGCTGGCCATCCAATTGCTCGAGCAAGAAGCAGATGTCTTGCAATACTACCAAGATAAATTCAAGTATATTCACGTCGATGAGTACCAAGACACCAACGATGCACAATACCGCTTGATCCAGTTGTTGGCTGCTGGTTGGCGTAACCTGGCCGTGGTCGGTGATTCTGATCAAAGTATCTATGGTTGGCGTGGTGCCAATATGCAGATCATCTTGAACTTTGAAAATGATTATCCGGGTGCGAAAAAGGTCATGTTGGAGCAGAATTATCGTTCCACGCAAACCATTTTGAATGCCGCTAATGATGTGATTGCAAACAATAACGAGCGGATTGCTAAGAATTTATGGACGGATAATGGTACCGGCGAGAAAATTACCTACTACCGTGGGCAATCGGACCGTGATGAAGCGTACTTTACGATTAAACAAATTCAAGACCTTATGAAAAATGAGCACAAGCAATATCGAGACTTCGCGGTGCTATATCGGACCAATGCCCAGTCGCGTGGTATTGAAGAAGCGCTGGTGAAGGCAAATGTGCCATACACCATGGTCGGTGGGTCAAAGTTCTACGAGCGTAAGGAAATCCGTGATATTTTGGCCTACTTAGCGTTAGCGACAAACCCAGCCGATAATGAGAGTTTCTTGCGGGTTGTCAATGAACCTAAGCGTGGTCTTGGCAGCACTTCGCTGGAAAAGCTGCGCCAATTCGCGTTGCAAAATGATTGGACCTTATTAGATGCCGCGACCAATGCGGTGCTGATTCCTGGCTTGCAAACCCGGGCGATTAATCAGTTGATTAAGTTTGCCCAATTAATCACTAATTTTGCCCAACAAGAAACGTTTGATTTAAGTATCACCGACCTCACGAAAGAGATTTTGACTAAATCTGGCTATCAGGCGGCCTTAGAGGCTGATTCGCGCAGCATTGAAAACCAAGCGCGGTTAGAAAACTTAGCTGAATTTCTTACGGTGACTGAGCAATTCGATAAAAACTATGAGCCAACCGAAGAGAGCGTTTCAAAGTATGTTGACTTCATGGGGGAATTGGCTTTGGTTTCCGATCTTGATAATGTTGAAGAAACCGATAACAGTGTGACCTTGATGACCTTACACGCGGCCAAAGGACTGGAGTTTCCGGTTGTCTTTCTTGTCGGCATGGAAGAGGGCCTTTTCCCATCGAGTCGTTCGATTCAAGAACCGGATAAGATTGAGGAAGAACGGCGTTTGGCGTATGTCGGGATTACACGGGCCAAAGAAAAGCTGTTCATCACCAATGCCTACAGCC
This is a stretch of genomic DNA from Weissella soli. It encodes these proteins:
- the parC gene encoding DNA topoisomerase IV subunit A, with translation MAEDINSNIQELSLETVMGDRFGRYSKYIIQDRALPDIRDGLKPVQRRILYAMNKDGNTYDKQFRKSAKSVGNVMGNYHPHGDSSIYEAMIRMSQSWKLRAPLIEMHGNNGSIDNDPAAAMRYTEARLSKLAGEMLRDLEKDTVDMVLNFDDTEYEPTVLPGHFPNLLVNGATGISAGYATNIPPHNLGEIIDATVYLLGHEHATVDDLLTFVPGPDFPTGAIVQGAEGIKAAYKTGKGRIVVRSRTAIVPLKGGKSQIVISEIPYEVNKADLVRKMDEIRANKDVAGMTEVRDESDREGLQIVIELSKDANADGILQYLFKKTDLQVAYHFNMVAIHNQRPEQVGLLTALQAFLEHQEEVITKRARYDLKKAQDRQHIVSGLIKALSILDEVIATIRGSQDRKSAKGNLIAAYDFTEAQAEAIVTLQLYRLTNTDVTQLQAEFEDLNDQIAQLKIILTDPKALKKVLKSELLAIKKEYATPRLTEIQGEVQEIKIDKTVTVANEDVVLLVSRAGYLKRASLRSFSASGNDNGLRDDDEIVYLDKVNTLQHVFIFTNKGNVIYRPIHEIPDFKWKDAGEHLSQTIAGLSGDEVVMKVVVVDDIDALTGEWLIATNDGYIKRTNFADLAPRSTYKKKPATFIKLKDDNSLVVGLHYVDEEKLAFDEVFLASYNAQGLRYNLAEVPTTGPRTAGVKSMNLVAGDYIVGADLITKDDAIALISNRGAFKWMAADEVPVTSRAKKGVAIMRELKSIPHRVVGAVVVPKTAPTALTVITDRNQTIDIMPKEHPMAQRYSNGSFVIDTDTVGVPTRMQPVVTPLILV
- the lepA gene encoding translation elongation factor 4 encodes the protein MSDRQKYIRNFAIIAHIDHGKSTLADRIMEMTNTVSERDTAAQLLDDLAVEKAHGVTVKSRTVRNYYVDDRGDEYQYNLIDTPGHVDFNYEVSRSLSATDGVLLLVDATKGVQAQTVANYRLAKEANLTIIPIVNKIDNLMADVDKTVEEILGLDDSFTEEEILKISAKSGLGVDAVLTAIRDRIPAPTGDETAPLKALVFDSKFDPYKGVIALVRLFEGTLNTTDQMLFMAADLTSQNKEVGVFAPFTTPLAKLQAGDVGYIVTGIKDAHAIRVGETITSVAQPTPAAFPGYQMVQPMVYAGLYPRGTDYKDLKIAIEKLALNDAAFQYEPEQSEALGMGFRGGFLGIFHLQIIRERLQDEFGLDILTTMPNSTFRVTLKQKDEMVMVENPTQFPHFAQIAKVEEPYVHAKMTLPNDMLNDVMRLAEGRRGVLEDLDTLGSMLMVTYKMPVSEIAYDFFNELKSVSHGFATLSTEIADFEASDMVRMDIAIDYANVDALTFVLHRFKVEKFAQDTVTKLRDLVPRKLQQMPVQAIVEGRVVARENIPPLRKMAAKGTKVSKKQEQLRRAGQAKSDIELPQEVFDAILDMGN
- a CDS encoding THUMP domain-containing class I SAM-dependent RNA methyltransferase produces the protein MQKFKLMATMSAGLESLVAKELKDLGYQVQTENGRVKFEGTMEDIYRVNLWLRVADRIKIIVTEFEAKTFEELFQGVKQYPWEDLLPYDAEFPVNGRSKNSILHSVPTVQSITKKAIVEHMTEAYHARGYLPESGNRFVLETAIDKDHVMVTLDTTGDSLFKRGYRTEKGGAPLKETMAAALVLLAHWFTDNPFVDPVVGSGTIPIEAALIGRNIAPGLNREFDISAWDWFDPAIGERLKAEARAAIKLDEPLDITGYDIDGSMIEIAKANAEAAGVGDDIVFEQLAAKDWSTNKINGVLVANPPYGERLGDEDSVRLLYSEMGAIYRQMPTWSKYILTSDEGFEEAYGERATKKRKLYNGALKVDLYQYWGKKIRN
- the pcrA gene encoding DNA helicase PcrA; the encoded protein is MSLLDGMNPKQAEAVKTTEGPLLIMAGAGSGKTRVLTHRVAHIIQDLNVAPWRILAITFTNKAAREMKERIAGLIGEEEADKVWVSTFHALAVRILRRDIDKLGYKRDFSIIDASSQRTLVKRILKDQNVDIEKYDPRTVLGTISNAKNAMETPAIYAKKASGPFEEVVAKAYQEYQHELSLAQSVDFDDLIMLAIQLLEQEADVLQYYQDKFKYIHVDEYQDTNDAQYRLIQLLAAGWRNLAVVGDSDQSIYGWRGANMQIILNFENDYPGAKKVMLEQNYRSTQTILNAANDVIANNNERIAKNLWTDNGTGEKITYYRGQSDRDEAYFTIKQIQDLMKNEHKQYRDFAVLYRTNAQSRGIEEALVKANVPYTMVGGSKFYERKEIRDILAYLALATNPADNESFLRVVNEPKRGLGSTSLEKLRQFALQNDWTLLDAATNAVLIPGLQTRAINQLIKFAQLITNFAQQETFDLSITDLTKEILTKSGYQAALEADSRSIENQARLENLAEFLTVTEQFDKNYEPTEESVSKYVDFMGELALVSDLDNVEETDNSVTLMTLHAAKGLEFPVVFLVGMEEGLFPSSRSIQEPDKIEEERRLAYVGITRAKEKLFITNAYSRMLYGRTSSNMPSRFIDEISAEYLEQPAGQTLANAGISEGALPFARRTQQATATTFRGRQATPPTNTRPAPFMQTSQPTPATTNDGWVIGDQAMHKKWGVGTVVKVNGQGEDQELDIAFPQQGIKRLLAAFAPITKAD